In one Sphingomonas hankookensis genomic region, the following are encoded:
- a CDS encoding IS110 family transposase, with product MTETVKYVGLDVHKETIAVAVADGERGGEVRFVGTVANEDDAIRKLVKRLTGPGVTLNVCYEAGPCGYGLHRLLTKLGQNCIVIAPSMMPRRPGDHVKTDRRDAMTLARLLRAGELTAIWIPDEAHEAVRDLIRARRSAQDDAIGAKQTVRSFLLRHDRRFGGKAAWTKMYWRWLSEQRFDFPHQQLAFEEMQKRVLEAQARVGRLEAALTEAVDAWCFAPLVRNLQVLRGIRLVSAATLVAEVGDLTRFDNPKQLMAYVGLVPSEHSSGARTKRGRITRAGNAQARTMLIEAGWSYRLPAREERRYRERVIDLSEDIQAIGWKAQVRLCQRYRRLAATGKPQPKVTTAIARELVGYAWDIARRVSPAIAG from the coding sequence ATGACGGAGACGGTGAAATACGTTGGTCTGGACGTTCATAAGGAAACCATTGCGGTCGCGGTTGCCGATGGGGAACGCGGAGGCGAGGTGCGTTTCGTCGGCACGGTCGCCAACGAGGACGATGCGATCAGGAAGCTGGTCAAGCGGCTGACTGGACCGGGCGTGACGTTGAACGTCTGCTACGAAGCTGGTCCCTGCGGGTATGGCTTGCATCGGCTGCTGACGAAGCTGGGACAGAATTGCATCGTCATCGCCCCCTCGATGATGCCGCGGCGCCCGGGTGACCATGTAAAGACGGACCGGCGTGACGCGATGACCCTGGCGCGGCTGCTACGCGCTGGCGAACTCACCGCAATCTGGATACCGGACGAAGCGCACGAGGCGGTACGCGATCTCATCCGCGCGCGACGCAGCGCGCAAGATGATGCCATCGGAGCCAAGCAGACAGTGCGCAGCTTCCTGTTGCGTCATGATCGTCGTTTCGGTGGCAAGGCGGCCTGGACGAAAATGTACTGGCGGTGGTTGTCCGAGCAGCGGTTCGATTTTCCCCACCAACAGCTGGCATTCGAGGAAATGCAGAAGCGGGTGCTGGAGGCGCAGGCACGGGTTGGGCGCTTAGAAGCGGCGCTGACTGAAGCGGTGGACGCATGGTGTTTTGCGCCGCTGGTCCGCAATCTACAGGTCCTGCGCGGTATCAGGCTGGTCAGCGCTGCGACGCTGGTCGCTGAAGTAGGCGATCTCACCCGCTTCGACAATCCCAAGCAACTGATGGCGTATGTCGGCTTGGTGCCGTCCGAGCACTCCAGCGGCGCTCGGACCAAACGGGGCCGGATCACCCGCGCGGGCAACGCGCAGGCACGAACCATGCTGATTGAGGCGGGCTGGTCGTATCGACTGCCCGCTCGCGAGGAACGACGCTACCGTGAGCGGGTCATCGACTTGTCCGAGGACATCCAGGCGATCGGGTGGAAAGCGCAGGTTCGCCTGTGCCAGCGCTACCGTCGCCTGGCGGCCACGGGCAAGCCTCAGCCCAAGGTGACCACCGCGATCGCGCGTGAACTGGTCGGCTATGCCTGGGACATCGCCCGTCGGGTGTCGCCGGCGATAGCCGGCTGA